From the genome of Palaemon carinicauda isolate YSFRI2023 chromosome 6, ASM3689809v2, whole genome shotgun sequence, one region includes:
- the LOC137641971 gene encoding probable serine/threonine-protein kinase DDB_G0284251: MITSVRLQYIMAPKKIKKQKISSGESRERLQPHTDAESEAEMRILRHRRSSQEFQLETDSMKQKIRHCMVFILLDHMTNEGNLSCEDEGNHPLSTCRRYSKNGRNSRSSEEACDRHLVVNTSRKSDRVEDVLEDPFGMQTTNYLRGPLDFVSYATETSSSTLSSKGEASLSALLQKYNLVYMEDDELKFYMRRAKEIGRGTFGRAFLGDVNGRKVVLKQIYDDRSFFQEMRALLVVKGMQGHQQIVAVNASNLVIVSEFAGLDLHKWIMFRRFGKTENMLFVNMVARSLLDFHALGYTHNDIKSNNVCIARTRKTMEVTLIDYGVASKEGEFQGVEGSKVSFMAPELFKGEGVSPASDVYSLGFMLNELVISGKLRKIPDELKVWIEDSLKEDKDARPTLEELVQLTHPDN; the protein is encoded by the coding sequence ATGATCACGTCTGTACGACTACAGTACATCATGGCAccaaaaaagataaagaaacagaaaatatcTTCAGGAGAATCAAGAGAACGACTTCAACCCCACACAGATGCTGAGTCTGAAGCAGAGATGAGAATCTTGAGACATCGTCGTTCTTCACAGGAATTCCAGCTTGAGACAGACTCCATGAAGCAAAAGATAAGACATTGCATGGTTTTTATTCTCCTGGATCATATGACAAACGAAGGAAATCTGTCGTGTGAAGACGAAGGGAATCATCCTTTATCTACTTGTCGACGGTATTCGAAGAACGGCAGGAATTCCCGGTCATCTGAAGAGGCTTGTGACCGCCATCTTGTAGTAAACACCTCGAGGAAGTCTGACCGAGTCGAAGACGTTCTTGAAGACCCTTTTGGAATGCAGACAACGAATTATCTCCGGGGTCCACTTGACTTCGTTTCTTACGCTACTGAGACAAGTTCTTCAACTCTGAGTAGTAAAGGAGAAGCTTCACTCTCAGCTCTACTGCAGAAATACAACCTCGTGTACATGGAAGATGATGAATTGAAATTTTACATGAGACGAGCTAAAGAAATTGGAAGAGGGACATTTGGCCGAGCTTTTCTGGGAGACGTTAATGGAAGGAAGGTTGTTTTGAAGCAGATATATGACGATCGCAGCTTCTTCCAGGAAATGAGAGCCCTCTTGGTGGTCAAGGGTATGCAAGGACATCAGCAAATCGTAGCTGTCAATGCTTCTAACTTAGTGATCGTTTCGGAATTTGCTGGATTGGACCTCCACAAATGGATCATGTTCAGGAGATTCGGGAAGACAGAGAACATGCTCTTCGTCAACATGGTAGCCAGATCTCTCCTCGACTTTCACGCCCTAGGTTACACTCACAACGACATCAAGAGTAATAACGTTTGTATCGCAAGGACAAGGAAGACAATGGAGGTCACCCTTATCGACTACGGCGTTGCTTCGAAAGAAGGGGAGTTCCAAGGAGTGGAAGGTTCGAAGGTCTCTTTCATGGCGCCAGAGTTATTCAAAGGAGAGGGAGTATCACCTGCTTCTGATGTTTATTCTCTTGGATTTATGCTCAACGAACTGGTGATCTCCGGAAAACTTAGGAAGATACCCGATGAACTCAAGGTTTGGATCGAGGACTCTTTGAAGGAAGATAAGGATGCGAGACCTACGCTGGAAGAACTTGTGCAGCTGACCCACCCTGACAATTGA